The segment cgctaaacacgcgcactcactcaaatccgaaaacactttcagtatcgcggagaatgagcgagcgacacacacacacacatgcacgcatacacacacacacacacacacacagagagagagagagagagctagtagtataatgacaaataattcagaaataaactataaacttgtttaattaggttaaatctgattattttattgtgcttatgttttaaagcagaatcaAACTCAGTCACATCTTTGTACAAGAAAGGATTTTTCtaaaacttaatgaaatgcaaccaaAGTCTGTCTCCTCCCTGTAGTTTTTTGCCTTTTGAAATTAATCTTtcttatttaagtgatgtttgaattaggcctacatttaatgcaaattttATGTTAATATCGGggatgtcttatagtttacctagcAGCGCGAagattcactttttgaatggctctttaaaaggaaccaagCCAAAATATCCGGCTCctgtcaagaagccataattcccatcactgcctatatatatatatatatatatatatatatatatatatatatatatatatatatatatatatatacatacagtatatactgtatatacacacacacacctaattaatgtgtgctatatgtggttctgtgatgagagacataggtggtacttggaagttttggtttgacaatgggtggtactcggtcaaaaaagtttgagaaccactgtacTAGAGATATCTTCTTCATCTTCtgtatcttcttcttcttttttcttcagCTGCTCCCTTTAGTGGTTGCTACAGTGAATCACTTATCTCCATCTTGTCCTGCCCTGAACTTCTTCCTCTATCACACCATCCACCTACATGTCCTCCCTCACTGCGTCCATAAACTTCCTCTTTGGCCTTAATCCTCATGCCTGGTGGTTCCATCCTCAGCAACTCTTCTCCGAATAGAACTCTCATCCTTCCTTGGCACATGCCCAAACCCTCTCAATCTCTCCTCCCTAACTTTGCCTCCAAACATCCTGCCTGGGCCTTTCCTCTAATAAACTTGTTCCTAATTTTGTCTATCCTCGTCACTCACAACGATAATCccagcatcttcatctctgccacctccagTTCCCTCTCCCTTCTTTTTTCAGTGTTACTGCCAACAACATAGCAGGTCTCACAGCTGTCTTGTAAACATTCCCTTTCACTCTGGCAGGTCCCCTTATACCCTTTTATGTGTAGTAAAATCTATCTAGTAAGTGCTTACATTGGGGCCGGGTGGTCCAACTCTTCCAGCAGCGCCTGGGAAACCAGTAGCACCCTGGAACAGAGAGCATAACATTAAGTCTAATtccaacacatgcacacaaaagtTTTTACACTTTATCAAACACAATGACTTACTGGGGCTCCCTGTGCTCCACGGGCTCCTTTAGGTCCAGTTACACCAGTTGGGCCCTGAAATCAAGCAAATATATGTTAGCaaaggaaacataaatcaaAATTGAAGACAGTATTTATAAACAATGAAACAAGCTCTATTAATATCTAACTATATATTTAGTCAAACATTACTCACAACTGGGCCAGGTGCTCCAGATGGTCCTTGAGGTCCAGGGGATCCAGCATCTCCTTTCTGACCTGACTCTCCCTGCTCTCCTTTAGTTCCAGGCTGGCCATCAGCACCCTGATTAAGAACAGAACAAAGGTTATATTCAGCTTATTGCTTCTCTTTACTGTCATTGTGTGTAACCTAGGCACTAAACAACTTGATCTAAACcaagtttttttctttgtataaTGTCTCTGTTAACTCAAATTCAACTATAACTGTAAATTAGAAAAATTATAAAGCTTGTACTACTCATCAgcttattagtaataataaataatggatgttatatctatatttaatctgtaTTCTAGTTCATGATTTATGTGCAGATATTCCAGTCTTgatttgtgtttttcatttatggcatttagcagatgcttttatctaaagtgacttacagtgtgGGCAATTgtgacccaacagtggaaatttagcagtggtggggtttaaaccagcaaccttctgaatactagtcaATTACCTTAATGTTAAGCTACCACTCTCCTAGGAGGTCATACTATTCTAAAGTTTAGGTTTTATGATTATGAATATAATTCATAATATTATTGTTGATTAAGGAGAATACATGATTAATCATTTCTTATATGCAATCACTCTATGCAATCTTATATGCAATCACTTATATGCAATCAGTTAGTTATCTAACATTTATAATTATATCAGTAAAGTCTACTCACAGGGGGTCCAGCAAAACCAGCAGGGCCAGGAGGTCCAACCTCACCACGGTCACCCttgagggagaaaaaaaatatagtaaataaaagCAGAGATAAACCATAAAAACAGTGTCTAATAGTACCGCAGTCAAACTCATCATACTTACAGGAGCACCACGAGCTCCACCAGGTCCAGTTGGGCCAATAGCACCATTTTCACCCTTAGAGAGAAATgcagtaaatatatttattagatAAGAATAGCTAGGTATCAATAAGCAATCTTTCAAATCTTTATTAGATTCTCACCTTAGCTCCATTGGGACCAGAAGGACCAGGTGGACCAATAGGACCAGTCAAACCCTACAGTTATGAGTATTCCATGTTTAGAACAATAATATACAACATTCACACAAGAATTactaaatgatttaaataaaatagcttAATCTGGGACATTTATGTGTAGCACTCACTCTTGAGCCATCTTTGCCAGGAGCACCCTCAGGTCCTTTCTCTCCAGTGTCACCCTATTAAAGAACAAATAATTCAGGTTAGTTGATCAATCAACAACAGCAACATTTTAACCAAAAAGTGTACATCTCATACACCAaagatacattttaaatttagaCGATTATCTACTTACTCTGTCTCCCTTGGGTCCAGAGATACCAGCAGATCCTCTCTCACCAGGCATACCTTGCAGTCCAGGAGGACCCTGAGCACCAAGAGCACCAGCTGGGCCAATCGCACCCTATATTATAGGATAAAAGCAACATAGAGACAACTAGAGATTAGAAAATATGCACTAATAGTCATACAACTGTATCAATAGATTAGATACAATTATAACTATATATAAGTgggattgttttcttttttcaatacattaaaacattttaaaatttcaCTTGTGTACTATAATTGTTAAGTCTGCACTGGTAAGATGTAAAATTTGTCATATGAAGGAATGTGAGTAATGCTGAATAGCAAAAAATTTGTCATGAATAGATATCAGTGATCATACCTTAGGTCCATCAGTTCCAGGAGTTCCAGGAAGTCCTCTTGGGCCCTGAAGACCCTGGGCACCTGCACTTCCTCTTTCACCAGGGAAACCACGCTCACCCTGTAATAGATGTGTACAGAATTAGATATGGAACATGGTAAATATGGAACAACAATGGCATTGCATGGCAACATGTGTATTACAGTCATGATGCTAAAAGATAGGAACTCACTCTGGGTCCAGCTGCACCAGGAGCACCGCCCTCTCCGGGAACACCCTGAGGATagatagtaaaaaataataggTTAATACAAAAATGTTATTACCCAGATAAAAGTGGATTTAACAAAGCAAGACTGCAAGTACAGTATGGGGTAGTTCTCACCTGGTCACCTGGTTTGCCACTCTCTCCTGGGGATCCAGCAGGTCCAGGCAGACCCTGCATAGGAATTAcattaaaaagtttaattttagtattaagtattattacaataattggAACAACATAACAGTAACTGGAATCACGCATGATTTTCACATATAATTAACACAGTGTATCTACCAAAAGGTGTTTATCTGGCAAGattgtataaatgtatgtgatttttatgtgtgtatgtgttaaatAAAGTTTTACCTGGAAGCCAGATGGGCCAGGTTGTCCTTGTTCACCCCTCTCGCCAGCAGGTCCCTGAAAACATTAACGTGGTTATTATACAGATATGCTAAACAGCACCATTGCTCTATTTTCTTCaacctaatacatttataaactaTTAACTGTTAACcattttgttatatatatatatatatatatatgtacatttaaagtgaaCTATGATGTGCTCTTTGctgtctgtactgtgtgtagtctTTTTTAAGAGCTAGCATTTGGCTTGGCAGGTGTACCCAGCTTGCCCCATTATGTTAAGAAAAAAAGCATGTTGTCTATAGACTTGCATTTAAAACTAGCAGCATTTTCTGAATAGATATTTGTTTTAAGGTGGAACGTAAAGCATCCAAAAGCAATTTCATGATGCCATCTGAAAATCATCATTTTATTTCAATCCAATGAGCCAAAAAACCAACACATGCACCTCCAACAGGGAAATGCACCAGTGTCCAAACCGCATTTAAATTAATATGAGCTAATGAAAAGCATTTCATGGTCTATTTACCATGTAACTGAGAAATTTATTTAATGATACATTGGTAAACCCCTCAAATATAAGGTCAATTTATAAATCATGCATTATGTTTAATTAGGCAGAACTTACAGCAGGGCCAGAAGGACCAGCTGTTCCAGTCTCACCATCTTTACCGGCCAAACCCTgaaaacagacagaaacagaatCCATTTATAATCATCTATTTAGCTCAGTTGAACAAAATTATACACTAATAAATAAGGATGACTTACTCTCAGACCAGGGCTGCCAACAAGTCCTTTCTCTCCAGGTTTGCCACCCTCACCCTAAATGTGAAAGATACACAGGTATGCAGTGAGATCCAACACTAAATTACTCCAAGAAATTAATTACCAAAATAAGAGTTTTAGAAGGTCATGTTGATAATTACATTAGCTCCTTTAGGTCCAGGGAATCCCATCACACCAGGCTGTCCACGAGCTCCCTGAGGCCCAGGGGGACCATGGCGACCATCCTCACCAGGGGCACCCTATGGGGTAACAAGAAATATCATACCActgattagttttttttattattagctaTATACATGATTATGGAGTTTGCAACCTAACAATATCAATACAAAAAGAATATAGTTTATGTCTAAGACAATTCTGGGGTACTTACAGTAGGGCCAACTTTTCCTTGGGGTCCAGAATCTCCAGGGCGACCAGTGAGACCCTATGACATTAAAGAAGAGACAAATGCAATATTTAATGTGTATGAAAACCCATATGACTGATTAAGAATTGTGTTAATACTAAATATATGAACATCTTAATTTAATACAATACAGCAGATTAGAGCTGTTCTGATCTGCCCAAAAAAATCCTCTAAATAAAGTTCTTAATTACTCTTGCTCCAGGAAGACCAGGCTCGCCAGGACGACCAGGATCTCCACCAGCACCTTTTGGTCCAGACAGTCCTGGAACACCACGATCACCAGGTGCACCCTATTAAAAACCACATAGATAAGATCAGCGTATAATACTGACATGCAAAAAGTTTTATCCAAAATTTCAATTAGTTTACCCACCTTAGCACCAATAAGACCATCCTGACCTGGGAATCCACGGTTACCAGGAGCACCCTACAAAAGGAAATCATGTATAATAAGCTATGGGGTGTAACACAGATGGTAGTTTCTTCTTAGATCTATTTGCAGTACAGCAATGTTAACCCAGGAATTATTTTAAGACTCACTCTCTCTCCAGGGGGTCCAAGAGGGCCAGCAGCACCAGGTTCTCCTCTAGGTCCTCTCTTACCCTCCTCTCCAGTTGGGCCTGGAACACCCTGAGGTCCTGCAACACCCTATTTAGATGGAACCAAAGAAAACTCTTTTAGCAAACACATTATGGAattgagtaataataataataataatggcacaACAAAATATACTAATTATTAAACTTACACGCTCTCCTTTAGGTCCAGAATCACCCTTAAATCCTGCAATACCAGGGTCTccctgttaaaataaaaaaaaatagttgttttttttatttacaacaaTCAATGTGCACAACAAAAGTAATAGAATTAAACATATTCTGAAAATGTGATTAATACTTACACTCTGACCCTTGGGGCCTAGAGGTCCGGTAGCTCCCTGAGGTCCAGGTGGGCCACGGGGTCCTGGAAAACCTGGGGCACCAGCAATACCAGCGGCACCCTGAAGagaaaattaacattttattaacatttgctGTGTCAGATCTAATAAAACAAAGAGAATCTaagcaaaattattaataaatgttaagTAAAGGGTAAAATCTAAATTTATTTCAATTATACTAAATCTTATACTGCATGGTGTATACTGCACTAAAGTgcacatcatcaaagtgcacatAGGTCTAAAGTTGGAACTTAATTTGTAATAGTGAAACAGCATTTTCAGTCtagtgtcattttaaaataataaagatacaCGATGATACACTTACAGCAGATCCTTTGGCTCCAGGAATACCATCAGTACCAGGGTTACCCTATAAAGATGGAAAAGCACAGTAAGAAGCATGAggtttttgtaaattttaatcACGTAAAGTATCAGGTTTTTCTTCTACCtttatggtatttagcagatacttttatccaaagtgactgacaatcatgactgaatacagtttaagcaattgagggttaaaggctttactcaggggcccaacaaaggCGACTAGGTGATAGTGGGACCTGAaccagccttctgattactaatccagtaacttaaccactaagcAATCACTGAGCTATCCATTTTCAGTGTAGCAATACAGGCTTATCAGTGTAGAGATAAACCTTTGCAGTTTGCAGTAAAACAGGGTAGTTTAGTTTCCTGCACAAATTCATTCCTTTATGCCTCTAAGGTAAGTAAAACCAATATACTGATTTGTACTTGGTGTTCTACATCACTACTTTGTACATTGTTCTCTTGAAAGGACCAACTTCACTCTATGATGGACCACAGTGCCACAAGTGGTGAAATAAGTACGTTGCATACCTTAAACTAGCATAATATCTTACTTAAATTGCTTTAAATCTTAGTGTTAGCATAGTATTTTGTTGTACAAATATTCTGCAGCTTTGGATGCAATTAAATcatctttatttaaattcacttacagcagctccagcaggTCCAGGAGATCCTGGAGTACCACCTTCTCCACGGGATCCTTGGGCTCCCTCAGGACCACGAGCACCAGTAGGTCCAGCCTCACCCTATACAGATTAAAATAACAGATAGATAATAATGTTAGGCTGTTTTTAAACCCACCATAAGTACAAAGTGTAGCCTGGTAGGCTAAAAATGCTAAGTTGTGCATGACATACCTTGGAACCAGGAGATCCTGGGAAACCTGGAGCACCAGCAGGACCAACAGGACCCTGAAGAgcaaaaattaatataataattaattaacatgAACAAAGCTTTTCTAATTCTTAAATATTGCTTGAAGGTTTTCGAGAGGCAGTACTTACAGGAGGACCAGCAGGCCCAGTAAGACCATCATTACCTCTGGCACCCTACAGGAACACAACATAGAAGTTAGCCAAGTACAAATATCTAGATATTTAGACTTTTAGACTTTAATcctatttaatgatttaatatcAATCCCAAGATTAGATCATTTAAACACCAAAGTTCTTTATGTCTATATGTTTTAATGACTAGCAGATATTAACATGCTTGCTTTGCAAAGTAAGTCACAGAACCAGAATACAGGACTTACAGCAGCTCCAGAAGGTCCAGGGCGTCCTCTCTCACCAGGAAGACCACGAGGGCCCTAAGACagaaaagtaagaaataaatacaataagcaTACAGACAATACTGTATTGAGCATTTAATACTGATCACAAAATGTATATAACACAATACCATCTCTGTGACTCACCATTGGTCCAGGAGCGCCATTCTCACCAGAGGCACCAGACTCTCCCTGTGAGAAAATAAAGAGGTTGTTGAACACTGGACAGGATAGGTTCATATATGCAACAAAACAGCTATATATggcaaaataattttattaaaaccaagtattaattttgtttttccTTCCATGCTAAAGCTGAATACATGCATCAGTATGAATGATGCTTGTCCTGCACATGCAATAGTCACATGGCAAAAGCTGCAGTAGTGATGCTTTTCATTAATACAGTTAATACAAGCTAtaagacacctgaccatgagcttgctggacatcccatttcaaaaacaaaaggtattacaatagagtgacctctatgtgatcttttcagctataacaacaatcACTTtcaagaaggcttctcacaagactttaaagtatatctatgggaatttgtgcctcttcagtcaaaagagcatttgtatggatgggcactgatgttggtcaagaaagctttaattgatgttccagtttattccaaagctgttcagtgtggGTTGATGTCAGGGTTCTGTGTAGGCCACTGGGACCAGGGACAgcaacaggaaagggccttccctaaactgctgctgcaaagttgaaagcatatatgCAATTCTTGTGGCTTTAAGATAATTATGTGTATGGATGTTTAAAATTCAGTTATTTCAAATGACTATGATTACAACATTGTAATGGCCAAATTAGGATAGAACAGAGGtctaacacactaccacaccactGCAACAGAGCCAACAACCCAGCCGGGAgtcaacacaaacacatttggcTATGTTTAAAGAATGGAAGGTTGGATGGGCCTCTTCCCGCTGTGATATGTGGGTGTTGTgggagtcacatggagcttagcgtggtaggtgataagaagcagccACATATTggacatgtgttggagggggcgtgtagtGATCTGGCTCTCCTTGAGGGGGTTGTGCAGGCCGAAGTAAATGCCTAATTGGAAATTGGAAATGACCATTTTAGGAGATGAATGTAATGGCCAAATTATGTTCAGTGCTTCCTCTACAGAAGCATAATGATGCAATAGAGAAGCTGTTACCCCACCAGACCTCTTGAATGGACCCTGGAAGTAGGTGCATGACTCTAAGCCCACCCTTCTACATTCATGCCTTACACTAAGCTCCACCTTCACACAAACATCAAGGTTGAACACAAActaatttattttgtacatttcttaTTGCTGAGTTAACCTGATTTGTTAAATTTTATataaccttttttgttttgcaaattATTACTAACCACTAaaatattattcttattttttcctATGTAGCTGTTAGTGGTTTGGCTGGGCATTGGTTTAAATTTCTTATTGTGTTCACTTCAAGCAGTTACTTACTGTCTTCTGCTATAGTAAGGCAGAGTAAAAATATTCAACCATCAAACAGATTTGCATGTATGTGGTTGCTATTTATTTGGCTGGACATCAGAGAAACCTTAAAGTCATTTCCCCAAAACTCTAGTCCACACCCCCCACACAATGTGAATGGTGCTTCACATGCTGTTGTTTTGCTAGTCAGGTGCGCTTTGTACTTTCAGATCTGAGGGACTTTGTAGTTTAGTACCTTAGCTCCAGCAGCTCCAGTCTCTCCCTTGGCGCCATCAAGACCTGGGTGTccctacaaaaacaaaaaggtgcaTTGTAAGTGTCATGCTAGAACACCTTATGAGATAATTTTTGAATAAATTAGATCAGTtcctaattaaataaagttttacaTACTCTGTGTCCCTTGATGCCAGGAAGTCCAGGAGTTCCAGGGAATCCACGAGCTCCCtgtcaaacaaacacacaattttTAGTACAAAACTACCCCATTATAGATTATCCTAAATAGGCCATAAACACATGGCctttacaacatttacattgGCACTATTTAAAACCAGTGCTTACCTGAGGCCCAGGGGCTCCACGGTCACCAGACTTACCAGGCTTACCATTCTCACCCTAGAAAGGAACAGGTGTATGTATGATTAAAGACTGTATATAAGCACCAGCTGCTTAAGTAAAGTCCAGAGGATTGTTAATAGATGACTCACATCACTTCCAGATTTTCCAGGTGATCCAGGTGGGCCGCGAGGTCCCATAGCGCCCTGGAGGAACAAGCAGTAATATGAATAAGTGATAAAGAGCATCCAAAGCTTCAGGCCttatcagtgtgtatgtgtgtgatttgtTTTAGATTTTAATTTGTGCAATCTGGTATCAGATGGAAGGAGTCGATGTGTAATACTCACAGCAGGTCCAGGTTCGCCAGCCTCACCAGAGCTGCCTTGGAATCCTTGTGGGCCCTGCAGAACAGATGAGAGTGTGGTATTATGTGTTGGTGTATGTAGGATATTTTATGATTCATATGCATCTCATCCATGTATGTACTCAGATGACATATAAAAGCCATTTCCCCCAAACTATCAACTGTCTAGTTCCTCCCCCCACAGCTGATTTCTATTAAACTATCATGTGTAGTGTATTAACTCCAGCATTTACAACATTGTATCTATATTTTAACTATTAGTTAAATTACTAAAACGCTCTATTATACACatatatctttatttaaatttttaatgtatacatgtgtacaatGTAACTATTGTATGACAATAAAGCAGAATTTTAGTCCATTCATACAATCAGcaaatttatttcataataGGTTGGTTTATTTTACTACTTACAGGTGCTCCACTTGGGCCAGGAGGACCACGGGGACCCATGGGGCCCTAAAGGAAAACACAAAATATAGTTTATTTGGTTAGCATTTTAAACTATTTACAACACAGAATATGCAGAATATGTTCTAAAAGAGTCCCAGCAAGACTTGCCCTGTTGGCAGTAATTGCACTGGTGAGTCTTATTGAATACAAGCTATGCACAACTATACacaggcagtttatcccattcttcatagTAGATCATTTCAGGAGCTGAACTGAATGGCAAgtgtctgtgaactgccatctcCAGGTCTGTCCACAGTTATTTGATGACATATAAGCCTGGGCTTTGACTGGTCCATTCAGAAACTTGCCATTAAGCAACTTCAGTGTTGTTTTAGTTGTATGCTTTGAGTCATTATAATGTTAAAAGGTTAACTGTCATTTCAATCTGAGATTTTCTTCAAGAATGTTACTGTATTTGGCTGATTTGGCGGGCCCTACCGCTGAGAACCATCCCAGAGTGACTGTTGGCTCCTTTCTCACCTCCATGACCAAGGCCTTTCTTGTCCAGATGCCCAATTAGGCTGAACATCAAACTCTTGGGCCAAGCTTGttctattttaaaattattgagGCCATGGAGGTCCTGGTAACACCTAAAGCCTTAGACTGatggcttggtttttgtcctgTGCAAATAAGAATCCCTTGAAGACCCTGGTGTGTGCATTTTAATCTATTCAGCTTGCAGCAGATGATCTCCAATTAAGTGTCCAATTAAGACACATCTTAAGTATAATTTAAGCAAACAGggtgcacctgaccacaatttacAGTGCCACAGCTAGATGTTTCAGCTGAtatatttttatggattttttgttcTTAATTTGTGGTTACAAATGttgaaatccacaacacaaagtgtgcaaaatgaCCTCTGTACCTTTGCCCATAACTTAAGCAAAGTTTAATCAAAGTTCCTTTACTCTTGGACCCAAAAATATAATCGACCAAACAGTGCACAGACCTAAGACAGAAAAGTGCAAGTTCAAGACCCATTGATCAACATGTCAAATTTCTAGGGAACCTGGACTTAGCCAGTCTCAATTACTCATCATGATCTGCAACAGTTGATCAACATTTGCCAAAATTTTGGGCAAAGGTACACAAGGTCAAATGTTGACCACATACTGATATGTACTGTAGCTGTAGTGTGTTTAATAGTGTAATAGTTGAAGAGATCTAACCAAACATACACTTATATAATACATTTGCATGGATTTCCTTAAAAATGCTAATAACGCCTTACCATTGGTCCCTGCATCACACCCATCTGAGCTCCTCCAGATTTCTCATCAAAACCACCAGCCATCTGGGCAGCAAAGTTCTGCATACACAGAAAATTCcagatttatatattatatgccACAACAATTAGCAAACAATACAACATATCTTATGTAGGACAGAACagagaaaaacaaataagttaagAGACAACTCACTCCTCCAAGTCCAGGGACACTTGGGCCTGGTGGTCCGGAAGGTCCAGGGGGTCCAGGGTTACCTGGAGTGCCGGGCTCACCATCTCTTCCTCTTGGACCTGCAATTCCCTGGAAAAtagaaagtcaaaataaatagaattttagCATCTTAGATGTCAGATATTACAAAAATCTCTTGTCATGACAGGGTCAGTCTTAGTATTATGCCCTCCTGACTTCTCCTAACACCAAATTATGTCTTGTTCAACAACTCTCATCATCTCAAGTCTTAAAGGAAattgggccagctgtagcctagtggttaaggtactggaccagtgatcagagggtcactggttcaagccccaccactgccaggttgctgctgttgggcccttgagcaaagcccttaaccctcaattgctca is part of the Trichomycterus rosablanca isolate fTriRos1 chromosome 7, fTriRos1.hap1, whole genome shotgun sequence genome and harbors:
- the col2a1a gene encoding collagen, type II, alpha 1a, encoding MFRFVDSRTVLLLVATQCILLTVVRCQQEDDQEDLGGCIQDGQHYEDRAVWKPEACRVCVCDSGSVLCDEVICEDLKDCANPIIPDGECCPICPADTDQLSGPLSHKGQKGEPGEILDAVGPRGPPGPMGPSGEQGSRGERGPKGEKGIAGPRGRDGEPGTPGNPGPPGPSGPPGPSVPGLGGNFAAQMAGGFDEKSGGAQMGVMQGPMGPMGPRGPPGPSGAPGPQGFQGSSGEAGEPGPAGAMGPRGPPGSPGKSGSDGENGKPGKSGDRGAPGPQGARGFPGTPGLPGIKGHRGHPGLDGAKGETGAAGAKGESGASGENGAPGPMGPRGLPGERGRPGPSGAAGARGNDGLTGPAGPPGPVGPAGAPGFPGSPGSKGEAGPTGARGPEGAQGSRGEGGTPGSPGPAGAAGNPGTDGIPGAKGSAGAAGIAGAPGFPGPRGPPGPQGATGPLGPKGQSGDPGIAGFKGDSGPKGERGVAGPQGVPGPTGEEGKRGPRGEPGAAGPLGPPGERGAPGNRGFPGQDGLIGAKGAPGDRGVPGLSGPKGAGGDPGRPGEPGLPGARGLTGRPGDSGPQGKVGPTGAPGEDGRHGPPGPQGARGQPGVMGFPGPKGANGEGGKPGEKGLVGSPGLRGLAGKDGETGTAGPSGPAGPAGERGEQGQPGPSGFQGLPGPAGSPGESGKPGDQGVPGEGGAPGAAGPRGERGFPGERGSAGAQGLQGPRGLPGTPGTDGPKGAIGPAGALGAQGPPGLQGMPGERGSAGISGPKGDRGDTGEKGPEGAPGKDGSRGLTGPIGPPGPSGPNGAKGENGAIGPTGPGGARGAPGDRGEVGPPGPAGFAGPPGADGQPGTKGEQGESGQKGDAGSPGPQGPSGAPGPVGPTGVTGPKGARGAQGAPGATGFPGAAGRVGPPGPNGNPGSAGPAGPAGKDGPKGIRGDAGPPGRPGDAGLRGPAGSPGEKGEPGEDGPSGPDGPSGPAGLAGQRGIVGLPGQRGERGFPGLPGPGGEPGKQGASGGAGDRGPPGPVGPPGLTGPAGETGREGNPGSDGPPGRDGAAGVKGERGNTGPIGAPGAPGTPGSTGPAGPVGKQGDRGENGPQGPAGAPGPAGARGMAGPQGPRGDKGEAGEAGERGQKGHRGFTGLQGLPGPPGSTGDQGAAGPSGPSGPKGPPGPSGPFGKDGSNGMPGPIGPPGPRGRSGESGSAGPPGNSGPPGPPGPPGPGIDMSAFAGLGQTEKGPDPLRYMRADEASSNLRQHDVEVDATLKSINSQIEDIRSPDGSRKNPARSCRDLKLCHPDWKSGEYWVDPNLGCAVDAIKVYCNMETGETCVNPSTRSIPRKNWWSSKSKGQKHVWFGESMNGGFHFSYGDKSQTPHMASIQMNFLRLLSSDASQKITYHCKNSVAYMDESTGNLKKALLLQGSNDVEIRAEGNSRFTYSVLEDGCQKHTGQWGKTVIEYKTQKTSRLPIVDVAPMDIGSPNQEFGVDIGPVCFL